CGCATGCCCGCCGAGACGGCGCCCCACGAGCGCACCTGGATGACCTTCCCCGCCGAGGGCGAGACCCTCGGCGACACCGATGCGCTGCGCAGCGAGGGCTACGCGACGTGGGCGGAGGTCGCCGCCGCCGTGGCCCGGTTCGAGCCCGTGACGATGGTCGTCGATCCCGCCGAGCACGCGCGGGCGCGGCGCATGCTCCCGGGCGAGGTCGAACTCCTGGACGCGCCAGTCGACGAATTCTGGATGCGCGACTCCGGACCCACGTTCGTCGTGGACGAGACCGGCGTGCTCGGCGCCGTCGACTGGATCTTCAACGGCTGGGGCGCCCCGGCGTGGGCGTCGTGGCGGAAGTCCGCCGAGCACGCGCGCCTCGTCGCCGCCGCGACCGGCGCCGAGCTCGTGAGCTCGACCCTCGTGAACGAGGGCGGCGGCATCCACGTCGACGGCGAGGGCACCGTGCTCCTCACCGAGACGGTGCAGCTCGACCCCCGCCGGAACCCCTTCGCCGACAGGGCGCGGGTCGAGGCCGAGATGGCCCGCACCATCGGCGCCACGACCGCGATCTGGCTGCCCCGCGGCCTCACCCGCGACTACGACGACTTCGGCACCAACGGTCACGTCGACATCGTCGCGACGCTCGCCTCGCCCGGACGGCTCCTCCTCCACGACCAGCGCGACCCGGACCACCCCGACCACGTCGTGACGTCCGAGCTGCGCGCCCTGCTCGCCGAGCAGACGGATGCCGCGGGCCGGCGTCTCGAGATCATCGACCTCCCCGCGCCGGAGACCCTGCGCGACGGCGAGGGCTTCGTCGACTGGAGCTACGTGAACCACCTCGTCGTCAACGGCGGGGTGATCGCGTGCGGGTTCGGCGAGCCGCGCGCCGACGCGCGGGCCGTCGAGATCCTCGCCGCCGCCTACCCCGGTCGCGAGGTCGTCACGGTCGATGCGCGCCCCCTCTTCGCCCGCGGCGGCGGCATCCACTGCATCACACAGCAGCAGCCGGCGGTCGCCCCGTGATCGACGTCGTCGAAGCGTCGATCGCCGACCTCCGGGCCGCGCTGAAGACCGGGCGGACCACGGCCGTCGAACTCGTCGACGCCTACCTCGCCCGCATCGACGCCTACGACGGCCCCGACACGCCCACCGCGCTGCGAGCCGTCGTCGTGCGCAACCCCGCAGCACGGGAGGAAGCCGCCGCCAGCGACACCCGCCGGGCGCACGGCGCCTCCCGCGGCCCGCTCGACGGCATCCCGTACACCGCGAAGGACAGCTACCTCGTCACCGGGCTGACGGCGGCGGCCGGGTCTCCCGCGTTCGCCGACCTTGTCGCCCAGCGCGACGCCTTCACGATCGAACGACTCCGCGCGGCGGGGGCGATCTGCCTGGGGCTCACCAACATGCCCCCGATGGCCAACGGCGGCATGCAGCGCGGCCTCTACGGCCGGGCCGAGAGCCCGTACAACGCGGCGTACCTCGCGGCGCCGTTCGCGTCGGGCTCCTCCAACGGCTCGGGTACGGCCACGGCGGCGAGCTTCGCGGCGTTCGGGCTCGGCGAGGAGACCTGGTCGAGCGGGCGGGGACCGGCATCCCACAACGCCCTGTGCGCCTACACGCCGTCCCGCGGCGTGATCTCGGTGCGGGGCAACTGGCCGCTCGTCCCCACGATGGACGTCGTCGTGCCCCACACGCGCACGATGGCCGACCTCCTGGAGGTGCTCGACGTCATCGTCGCCGACGACCCCCGCACCCGGGGGGACTTCTGGCGTGTGCAGCCGTGGGTGCCCCTGCCGGCCGCCTCCGCCGTGCGGCCCGCGTCATACCCGGCCCTCGCGGCGGACGCCGACCTGCGGGGGGTGCGCCTCGGCATCCCCCGGATGTACATCGGCGCAGACCCGGATGCCGGAACCGGTTCGCGCGGCGTCGGCGGTCCGACGGGCGAGCCGATCGTCACCCGCCCGACGGTACTCGCCCTCTGGCGGGCGGCACGCGCCGCGTTGGAGGCGGCCGGCGCCGAGGTCGTCGAGGTCGACTTCCCGGTCGTGAGCAACTACGAGGGCGACCGCGCGGGTGCCCCCACGATCCTCACGCGCGGACTCGTCTCCCCCGCCTACCTGCGTCGGGAGATCGTCGACCTGTCGGCGTGGGCGTGGGAGGACTTCCTCGCCGCCAACCGCGACCCGACCCTCTCGTCGCTCGCCGTCGTCGACGGCGGGGCGATCTTCCCGCACCCCGAGGGCGCCCTCCCCGACCGCTACACGGGATTCGACGACGACATCGCCGAGTACCCCGAGTGGGTGCGGGCGCACCCCGGTGCCACGCTCGACGACATGCCGGAACTGGCCGACGGACTCCGCGGCCTCGAAGAGACCCGCCGCATCGACCTCGAGGAGTGGCTCGACACGCACGGGCTCGACGCCGTCGTCTTCCCCGCCGTCGCCGACGTCGCGCCTGCCGACATGGACGTGAACCCCGACTCCGCCGACCTGGGCTGGCGCAACGGCACGTGGATCGCGAACGGCAATCTCGCCATCCGTCACCTCGGCATCCCGACGGTCACCGTCCCGATGGCTCTCCTGCCCGATATCGGGATGCCGGTGGGCCTCACGTTCGCCGGGCGCGCCTACGATGACACCGCGCTCCTGCGGTTCGCGATCGCCTTCGAGGCGACCGGGAGTCGCCGCGTGGCGCCCCCGCGCACTCCCGCTCTGCCCCTCTCGACCCTGAAGACGGAGACATCATGACCGCCGACGCCGCTCGCATGCACGAGGTCAGCGAAGAGGCCGCGACCATCGTCGACCTCGTTCTGGACTACTCCCGGCGCCGCCTCCTGTCGCGTGAGACGCCGCTGGACAAGCCGCTGTCGGCGCCGGAGCTGTCGCGGCTGGCCGGCCGCACGATCGACGAGGACGGGATCGGCGCGCGCAAGGCGCTGTCGGTCTTCGAGCACGTGCTGGCTCCGGCGTGCATCACGACCGACGACCCGCAGTACCTGTCGTTCATCCCGTCGGCGCCGTCGAAAGCCGCCGCGGCGTTCGACCTCGTCGTCTCGGCGAGCGCCCTCTACGGCGGCTCCTGGTTGGAGGGTGCGGGGGCCGTGCACGCCGAGAACGAAGTGCTGCGCTGGCTCGGCTCCGAATTCGGGCTCCCCGACGGCGCCGGCGGCGTGTTCGTGCAGGGCGGCACCCTCGGCAACCTCTCGGCCCTCGTCGCCGCGCGCGCCCACGCGATCGACACGCGCCCGCGCCCCGACCGGTGGCGCGTCGTGTGCAGCGCGGAGGCGCACTCCTCGATCGCCTCAGCGGCACGCGTGATGGACATCGAGGTCGTCGCCGTGGCTCCCACCGACGACGGGGTGCTGCGCGCGGATGCCGTGGCCGCGGCCCTGGAGGAGTACGGCGCGAGCGTGTTCGCGGTGGTCGCGACCGCCGGTTCGACCAACTTCGGGATCGTCGACGACCTCGCCGGCATAGCGGCGCTCAAGGAGCGGTACGACTTCTGGCTGCACGTCGACGGCGCTTACGGCCTGGCGGCCATGCTGTCGCCGCGGGCGCGACCGCTGTTCGCCGGCGTCGAGCACGCGGACTCGCTCGTCGTCGACCCGCACAAGTGGCTCTTCGCGCCCTTCGACGCGTGCGCCCTGCTCTACCGCGACCCCGAGCTCGGGCGACGCGCCCACACGCAGCACGCGGAGTACCTCGACACCCTCACCGAGAAGAGCGACTGGAGCCCGTCCGACTACGCCGCTCACCTCACGCGGCGCCCCCGGGGCCTCCCGCTGTGGTTCTCGCTGGCCACCTACGGCGCCGGCGTGTACCGCGAGGCGGTGACGGCATCCCTCGACCTCGCACAGCAGATCGCCGACGAGATCGAACGGCGCCCGGGTCTCCGCCTCGTGCGGCATCCGCAGCTGTCGGTCGTGGTGTTCGAGCGCGACGGGTGGGACAAGGCCGACTACGAGGCCTGGTCGGCGCGGCTCCTCGACGACCAGCACGCGTTCGTCACGCCGAGCGGGCACCGCGGGCGCACCAACGCCCGCTTCGCGCTCGTGAACCCCCGCACGACCTTCGCGCACCTGACGAGGATCCTCGACACGATGGCGTGAGGCTGTAGGGACGAATGCAGGCCTGGGACCGAATGCAGGAGAGGGCCCCGCCGAAGCCCGTACGGCGGAGCCCTCTCCGGAAGATGCGGGAGTCGACAGCGACCCGAACGACATCGCCTCTACCGCATCCCACCCGATGTTGCATGTCCAGGCTAGGCGCGCGGAGGAGAGTCAGCGCACCCGTTGACTCCGTGGGCACCGAACTGCTACACGCACGGCGACGGACGCGGACGGATGCTGACGGACGCTGACCCGCGGATGCCGTGTCGGCGCCCGGCGCTAACCTCGCCGAGTGGATGACCCCCTGCCGCAGCGCTGCCTCCTGTGCGGCGCGACCGCGGGCGTTCGCCGCGACGGACAGTGGCACTGCGCCGTCTGCGACTGGCGGGTGGGCGACGCGCCCGACCCCGACCTGCCGCCGCCCCGCGTCGACGTCGTCTACTACCTGCGCTGGCGGGAGCGGATCAAGATCGGCACGTCGCACCGGCCGCGTCAGCGTCTCGCGGCGATCCTCCACGAGGAGCTCCTCGCGTTCGAACCGGGCGACCGCGCACTCGAACAGCAACGGCACCGGGAGTTCGCCGACCTCCGTGAGGGCGGCGAGTGGTTCACCGCCGACCCTCGACTGCTGGCTCACATCGCCGCGGTGGCCGGCGGCATCCCTCCGTGGGACGCCTACGCTCGCTGGGTCGCCGACGCCTACCGCCGGTGAGCGGAGCGATCGGTCAGTCGACCAGATTCGTGCCACCGCATCGGGTAGATGGGTATGCCGTGATGAGCATTCGACCAGTCTCCCCGAGCGCCACACGAACATCCTGGCTGAAGACGAGCTTGCCGTCCGATTTTCGATACAGGAACACCTTGCGCGAGTAACAGAAGCGTGTGCCGCTCGAGCTAGCCTGATCAGGATCTCTGAGAGTCCATGCCATAGACCATCCGGCGATGCCCCTCCAAGGGACGCCCCCTGCCCGGCTGCCCATCCGGGTCCAGTCATCCATGTGGTTCGCCAGGATGTGCCGGTAACCGTATTTGGCGTTGCCGCAGCTGAGTGTTGCGACAGAACCGCGCGGGATCTTTGTTGAGACGCGAAGACGCGTGTACGAAGCGACGAACTGGCTTTCGTCATCGAAGAGCCCGCAGCCCCTCCAGTTCGTCGGGGTGGGAGCGAGCGGAGGGAAAGTGTTTCCTCCGGCCAGTGTGTCTACCTGTGCGGGTTTGGCCACCTGGCCGACGTCCAGATATGCGACTTTGCGCGCCTCTCCCGGTGTGAGCGGAGCCGGGGCAAGCACGAGGCGCTCACCCGAAGCTCCCAAGAGAACCACCGGCAAGTCGTGTCCGTCACTCTCCTGGTGATCCGGCGGAGCTTGCGTCAATGAGACCCACAGTAGGGCCGAAGCGAGCACCTTCAAGGACAGAGCCCTAGCCATCGTCAATACTCCAATCGTCTGAACTAAAGACGACAGGCGGACGAGATACTGACGGGCAGCATTCATGGCGTGCCTGGCGTCAATGGTGCGGCATACAATTCTTCGGATGCCCACGCACCGGGAGGGAGGAGAGGCGATGCGACCGACGCGGCATGTGCACGTCATGGCGGACTACGGCGCCTTCCCCCTGTGGGAACGATCCGCCGACAGACCCCCAGGAGACGTGGACCCGGCGACGCTTCCCCTCACCCCCGCGCTGCGGACCGCACTGCTCGAGTGGGCGAGGGAGTACGACGAACGTTCTCCCTCGGAGGCCGGCCACGTCGACGCTCGAAGTCCTCGTGAGTGGCGGCGCCGAGGACGACGCCTGGCGCGAGACGTGCGCCGTCAGTTGCGGGGCATTGCTCGCGTGACGTCGCACATCGCCTGAGCGGAAGTCGCAGGAGCGGCAGTACGGCGGCAAAACGAAAGGCAGGCGTCGCCGCCTGCCATGTCCAGGATATCGCGGGGGTGGGGGCTTGCGGCAAGGCCCCGTCGGGGGCGCATACTGGTCGGCCGCCGCCGAACGGAGCCCACCTCCTTGACCGACATCTTCGCCCTGCCCGACACCCTCGCCGCCAAATCATCACCCGAACGGATCGGCGCCGACGCCCGCCGCTTCGCCGCCATCGCCGGCGCCCTCGCATCCGAGCGTGCGGCCGCCACGGCGCGCCGCGACGAACTGCGCGCCCTCGCGACCCGCCACGGGGAGGCGGCGCTCGAACGCGACCTCGAGGTGCACCGCCTTACGGCTCGACTGCGCGTGCTCGACCGGTTCGGCGTCGACGCGTGCCTCGGCCGCATCGTCGACGTCGACGGGGCGGTGCTCTACATCGGCCGCTTCGGCGTGACGGCGTCCGACGGCGAGCCGCTCCTGATCGACTGGCGCACACCGGCCGCCGAGCCCTTCTTCGCCGCGACGCTCGCTCAGCCGCGACGGCTCCGCAGCCGCCGCCGCTACCGCTGGGCGCACGGGCGTGTCGTCGACTATTGGGACGAGATCCTCGACGGCACCGACGACGACGCCCTCTCCCCCGACGATCAGTCGGCATTCCTCGCGAGCCTCGGCGCCGCGCGGTCGCCCCGGATGCGCGATGTGCTCGGCACGATCCAATCCGACCAGGATGCCGCGATCCGCGCACCCTCCCGGGGCGCCCTCGTCGTCGACGGCGGTCCGGGCACCGGCAAGACGGTCGTCGCTCTCCACCGCGCGGCGTATCTGCAGTACGCCGACCCGCGCCTCGGCGCCGGCCGCGGCGGGGTGCTCGTCGTCGGCCCCCACGCGGCCTACCTGTCGTACGTGGAGGACGTGCTCCCGAGCCTCGGCGAGGAGGGCGTGCACCTGTGCACCCTCCGCGACCTCGTCGCCGAGGGTGCGACGGCGGTCGCCGAGACCGACCCCGTCGCCGCACGGGTGAAGGCCTCGGGACGGTTCGAGGATGCCGTCGAGCCGGCGGTCCGCGGGTACGAGCGGCCGCCCGTCGACGATCTCGTGGTGGAGACACCGTGGGGCGAGGTGTGGGTGACGGCGTCCGAATGGGCAGAGGCGTTCGACGCCGCCGACGCGAGCCTCCCCCACAACACGGCGCGCGATCAGGTGTGGGGTGAACTCCTCGACCTCCTCGTCGATCTCCACGGATCAGACGACGACGAGATCTCCGCCGAGCAGGTGCGCCGCGCCCTAGCCCGTGACGAAGACCTCGGCCGCGCGTTCTCCCGCGCGTGGCCGATCCTCGATCCCGTGCGGGTCGTGTCCGACCTCTACCGCTTGCCCG
This genomic window from Candidatus Microbacterium phytovorans contains:
- the helR gene encoding RNA polymerase recycling motor ATPase HelR encodes the protein MTDIFALPDTLAAKSSPERIGADARRFAAIAGALASERAAATARRDELRALATRHGEAALERDLEVHRLTARLRVLDRFGVDACLGRIVDVDGAVLYIGRFGVTASDGEPLLIDWRTPAAEPFFAATLAQPRRLRSRRRYRWAHGRVVDYWDEILDGTDDDALSPDDQSAFLASLGAARSPRMRDVLGTIQSDQDAAIRAPSRGALVVDGGPGTGKTVVALHRAAYLQYADPRLGAGRGGVLVVGPHAAYLSYVEDVLPSLGEEGVHLCTLRDLVAEGATAVAETDPVAARVKASGRFEDAVEPAVRGYERPPVDDLVVETPWGEVWVTASEWAEAFDAADASLPHNTARDQVWGELLDLLVDLHGSDDDEISAEQVRRALARDEDLGRAFSRAWPILDPVRVVSDLYRLPDYLRACAPWLSDEEIAAVHRHPPGAWTTADLPVLDAARRRVGDPEELRVQRRREAAREEEREVRERVVAELIAADDSDLMLMSLLRGQDAQNSLADEAALPTVHPDELAGPFAHIVVDEAQELTDAQWRMLLRRCPSRSVTVVGDRAQAREGFAETWEERLARVGFDRVARCALTVNYRTPEEVMTVAEPAIRAVLPDANVPTSVRRSGIPVKEGALSDLDEVLRAWIAAQADGTAAVIGLRPTVPAGLPSRVRAMTPELAKGLEFDLVVLLDPDGFGEGLTAGVDRYVALTRSTRELVILRR
- a CDS encoding GIY-YIG nuclease family protein, which produces MDDPLPQRCLLCGATAGVRRDGQWHCAVCDWRVGDAPDPDLPPPRVDVVYYLRWRERIKIGTSHRPRQRLAAILHEELLAFEPGDRALEQQRHREFADLREGGEWFTADPRLLAHIAAVAGGIPPWDAYARWVADAYRR
- a CDS encoding aminotransferase class V-fold PLP-dependent enzyme, which encodes MTADAARMHEVSEEAATIVDLVLDYSRRRLLSRETPLDKPLSAPELSRLAGRTIDEDGIGARKALSVFEHVLAPACITTDDPQYLSFIPSAPSKAAAAFDLVVSASALYGGSWLEGAGAVHAENEVLRWLGSEFGLPDGAGGVFVQGGTLGNLSALVAARAHAIDTRPRPDRWRVVCSAEAHSSIASAARVMDIEVVAVAPTDDGVLRADAVAAALEEYGASVFAVVATAGSTNFGIVDDLAGIAALKERYDFWLHVDGAYGLAAMLSPRARPLFAGVEHADSLVVDPHKWLFAPFDACALLYRDPELGRRAHTQHAEYLDTLTEKSDWSPSDYAAHLTRRPRGLPLWFSLATYGAGVYREAVTASLDLAQQIADEIERRPGLRLVRHPQLSVVVFERDGWDKADYEAWSARLLDDQHAFVTPSGHRGRTNARFALVNPRTTFAHLTRILDTMA
- a CDS encoding amidase, with the protein product MIDVVEASIADLRAALKTGRTTAVELVDAYLARIDAYDGPDTPTALRAVVVRNPAAREEAAASDTRRAHGASRGPLDGIPYTAKDSYLVTGLTAAAGSPAFADLVAQRDAFTIERLRAAGAICLGLTNMPPMANGGMQRGLYGRAESPYNAAYLAAPFASGSSNGSGTATAASFAAFGLGEETWSSGRGPASHNALCAYTPSRGVISVRGNWPLVPTMDVVVPHTRTMADLLEVLDVIVADDPRTRGDFWRVQPWVPLPAASAVRPASYPALAADADLRGVRLGIPRMYIGADPDAGTGSRGVGGPTGEPIVTRPTVLALWRAARAALEAAGAEVVEVDFPVVSNYEGDRAGAPTILTRGLVSPAYLRREIVDLSAWAWEDFLAANRDPTLSSLAVVDGGAIFPHPEGALPDRYTGFDDDIAEYPEWVRAHPGATLDDMPELADGLRGLEETRRIDLEEWLDTHGLDAVVFPAVADVAPADMDVNPDSADLGWRNGTWIANGNLAIRHLGIPTVTVPMALLPDIGMPVGLTFAGRAYDDTALLRFAIAFEATGSRRVAPPRTPALPLSTLKTETS
- a CDS encoding agmatine deiminase family protein; the encoded protein is MAWRMPAETAPHERTWMTFPAEGETLGDTDALRSEGYATWAEVAAAVARFEPVTMVVDPAEHARARRMLPGEVELLDAPVDEFWMRDSGPTFVVDETGVLGAVDWIFNGWGAPAWASWRKSAEHARLVAAATGAELVSSTLVNEGGGIHVDGEGTVLLTETVQLDPRRNPFADRARVEAEMARTIGATTAIWLPRGLTRDYDDFGTNGHVDIVATLASPGRLLLHDQRDPDHPDHVVTSELRALLAEQTDAAGRRLEIIDLPAPETLRDGEGFVDWSYVNHLVVNGGVIACGFGEPRADARAVEILAAAYPGREVVTVDARPLFARGGGIHCITQQQPAVAP